DNA from Bacteroidia bacterium:
CGCTCTGTTGCTTGCTTCCATTCGTCAATAGTTTGATACTCAAAACCGATAGCTTCGGTAAGCTGGGTCATGATTTCTTGTTTTAACTTAGCATTTTCGAGTCGTAGCGAATCCTGCTGTACATAATATTCTTTACGTACATCATAAAACGCATCAGTAGCTTGCTTGAAGCGATTCCATACTTCGTCGGAGACTTCACTCGGGACGGGGCCAACCAACTTCCATACTTCGTGGATGTTTTTTACTTTTTCGCTGTTATCTCGCCAGTAAGCACCATTGACCTCTGTTGCATTTTCGGGTATTAAAGTTAATACTTCCTTAATGAGACTTTCTTTGGCTTCGAGATTTCGTTGCCTGTCAATATCTTCTAAGTCTTTGCGTTTTTTGCGTAAGGCGTAAAATTGGTCTAATAGAGTACGATAAGTCTGGATTATATTTTCGCTTTTTTCGTTAATAACCGGGCCGATTTCTTTCCATTGTTGTTGAATATTTCTGACTTCTGCATCGCGCTCTAAGTCTTCTTTAGCAACGATTTCTTTGAGTTGTCCCAGCAATTCTTCTTTTTTGTTTGTATTATCGGCTTTTTCAGCCTCTAATACTTTTTCGTATTCAACCTTAGTGGCGTTAAATTTAGCTAAACTGGCCGAGAAACTTCTGGATATTTCATTAAATTTATCTTGTTCTGCTCTGCGTTTTTCTTCGTCAGCTATGGTTTTGATAAATTCAGATTCTTCTTGTTTTTTCTTATCGAAGCTGCGTTTAATCTCTCCAACTTTAGATGTTTTGTTTCTGACTTCCTGAATAGGTGTTTCTGCGAGAGCCTGCATGAGCATCATGATTTCTTTGATTCCGGCGGTTTCCAGTATATGGTTAATATCGCTTTCTTCTAAGATATTCTGAATAGCTTTATGCTGTTCTTGCTTAATTTCTTGAAATGCTAAGGTTTCTGCATCGAGATGCACTTCTTCGGTTTCTGATGATTCAGATACAGAGGCGTTTTCTATCTCTTGTGTGTGCGCTTCCGGCAAGGTTAGGTCTGTTTCTGAATGCAGACTTGTATTTGCTAAATCAGACGGCAAACTTTCCTCAGAAGAAAGAGAGATTTCAGAGGTTGGCATTTCACGCTCCGTTTCAGTGGCGGACGGCGTAGTGTTTTCGGGAAACAATTCGGGAAGATCGGACATGATTTTCTAACTCAAAAGAGTAAATCTAAAAGCGTAGTAAGATACTTTCTGGTTCTTGCAGGTGCAAAATTACAGAAAAACCTTACTAACTCCAAGAAATTATTCTTTTTGTTTAAAACTTGATTTCTTGCCCGAAAACTATGATTCAGGGAATATAGCAGCCATTTCCTGCTGAATTATGAACTTGTATTGGTTAAAAAAACACTTTTTTGAACCAATACAAGGATTTTTATTTAGTTTGAATTTTAGGTAGTTGCTACTTTCATAATGACAACTATCTTTGGAGGCTGTAATCAAAAAACGAAAATAGAATGAATCGATTTTGGGCTAAAAAATCAATCGAAAAGTTAATAGACGAATCTTCTAAGGAGCATAACAATTTGAAGCGGACGTTAGGTGCTTCGGCGTTAATTGCCTTAGGTATTGGTGCAATTATAGGAGCCGGGCTATTCTCTATAACGGGTGCTGCTGCGGCAAATAACGCAGGACCTTCTGTTACTATATCGTTCATCATTGCAGCTATTGCCTGTGGTTTTGCCGGCCTTTGTTATGCAGAATTTGCGTCTATGATACCCGTTGCCGGAAGTGCATATACATATTCCTACGCTACTATGGGAGAATTTATAGCTTGGATTATTGGCTGGGACTTAGTATTAGAGTATGCAGTGGGGGCTGCAACCGTAGCTATTAGCTGGTCAAGATATTTTGTGAAGTTTTTATCTTACTTTAATATAGACCTGCCGGTTTTTTTGACGCTATCACCTTTCGATACCGTTTCTTTATCAAATGGAGATACTGTGTCAGGGTTCATTAATATACCTGCTATATTCATTGTAGTAGCTATGTCTCTGGTCTTAATAAGAGGCACTAAGGAATCTGCCTTAGTTAATGGAATAATAGTTTTACTCAAGGTGGCGGTAGTGTTGATTTTTATTACGATTGGTTGGGGATTTATTAATGAAAGTAATTACACTCCCTATATCCCTGAAAACACGGGAAACTTTGGGAGTTACGGTTGGAGTGGGATTTTTAGGGCTGCGGGGATTATCTTTTTTGCCTATATTGGTTTTGATGCCGTATCTACTGCTGCCCAAGAGGCCAAAAATCCCAAACGAGATATGCCTATCGGTATTTTGGTGTCATTACTTATATGTACGGTACTTTATATTTTATTTGCTCACGTGATGACTGGTGTTGCTAATTACACAGCTTATCAAGGTGCTGACGGTATCGCGCCGGTTGCAGTTGCAATTGAGCACATGGGAAAACCGGATGCTTCAGGTGCCATTATTCCGGCTTATCCGTGGCTAAATAAAGCCATTGTTATAGCTATCCTGGCCGGATACGCCTCGGTAATTATGGTAATGCTCCTCGGGCAGTCAAGGGTATTTTATTCAATGAGCAGTGACGGATTATTACCGGGATTTTTCTCAGCAGTTCATCATAGATTTGGAACTCCCTTTAAGTCAAACTTATTTTTCATGCTTTTTGTAAGCCTCTTTGCCGGATTTGTCCCTGCTAACATCGTGGGTGAAATGACCAGCATCGGAACATTACTTGCCTTTATAGTTGTATGCGCCGGCATTATAGTCCTTCGATACAAACAACCAAACGCACCTCGCTCTTTTAAAACACCCTTTGTCCCACTAATTCCTGCATTGGGAATCGTCTGCTGCTTGCTAATGATGCTATCTTTACCCGGAGAAACATGGCTGAGGTTATTCGCTTGGCTTATGATAGGTTTAATAATTTACTTTTCTTATGGATTGAAAAAAAGCAAAATAAGAGATTGATTTTTAAAGTATTAACTTACTTACAAAACAATTGGTTACTTTATCTTATCTCACTTAGTAAAATAGCCCCCAATTTTTTTCCTAAATTAAGGTAATCTGTAAGGCTTATGCACACTGCACCTTGGCATATACTTTGTAATGCTTGAACTACTTTTCATAGCTGGGTATGAATTAGTACGTACTTTTGTTTCGTTTTTGGTATAAATATGCCCTTTTGGTTATTCGGATTATTGTTTTTGAGTTTAAGTTGTGCTGATATTTTAGCCCAAACACCCTCAAAGTTAGAGATGACACAAAAATTGCTTCATGCAATAGATAATGTTTCTACACTTCGCTATCGGTTCAAGAAATATGAACGGCATAAAGATAAACTGCTCTACGAAGAAATGGATGTTCGTTTAGCCAGAAATCCTTTTCGTGTTTATTTATACCAATATACACCCAACAAGGGAGCAGAGGTCTTATATACTGCCAAAGAATCCCCGAACAAAGCATTGGTAAATCCGGGCAAATTTCCCTATATCAATCTTTCCTTAGATCCGTATGGCTCTATTTTATTAGAAGGGCAGCACCACCCGCTTATGCACACAGGTTTTGATAGATTTGCAGAAATCATACGGGTAGCCCTAAAAAAATATCAAAAAAACTTAGATGAAGTCTTTACAATCGAAGGCTCTCTGGTCTGGAATCAAATAGATTGCTACAAAGTAGTGCTAACTCCAATTAACTTTTCGTGGATAGATTACACTGTGAAACCCGGAGAAGACCTCTGGAAAATTGAAAAAGAATTAGGGCTAAGCGCACACATGATCTTAGAAAAAAACCCCACAATAAAACATCAACGCGATATAAAAGCCGGACAAGTAATCAAAATCCCCACAGATTACGCCAAAAGAACCGTTCTCTATGTTGATAAAAGAACTTACCTCCCAATAGTTCAATTTATTTATGACGATAAAGGTCTCTTTGAGCAATACGAACACCATAATTTAGAGCTAAACCCCAAAATGCTCCCAGATGAATTTACCAAAGAATGTAAATCATATCATTTTTGAAACTTAAATTAGGTTAATTATGGGAAATATCACGATTACGTCAGATTTTGGATATAGCGGAACGGCTGCTGCCGAACTACTGGGCGTATTACGGCAGTTTTTTCCCAATGATAATATTACCGAAGTTACACACGAAACCACACACGGAGATATTGTTCAATTAACTGCCTTAGTAAGAAGATTATACCGCTATTACCCTACCGGAACCATACATTTATTAGCTGCTGACGAAGGATATTCTGCTTACCACAAAGGACTTTTAATCACTTACTGGCAAGAACAATTTTGGGTAGCACCGGATAACGGTACTTTATTTGTCTTGACCGAAAACAGCAGACAACCGACTCACTGGATAGAGCCTATCCAAGAACATTGGCCTTGGTTATATGCAAAAGCAGCTCAACAGATTTACAATAACTCAAAATTAACTGATATTCAGTTACATAAAAACCCAATGGTTAAGCTTTGGCCGTATCCAACAACTACCAAAGACTCTATAAACGGAACTGTTTTGTATGCTGATAAACAAGGTAACTTCATTACCAATATTTCCCGCCAAGAAATGGAATCTGTGGGGAAAAATAGACCGGCAAAACTATTTATTCGTTCTGCTAAGCAAGAAATTATCTATAAAAGCCTTTTTGAAACCCCAAATGGAAATATTTATGTAGGCTTTGGCTCAAATGATTTACTCAAAGTGTGCATCCGAAACGGAGAAGCCTTTAAATTGTTATCTGCCGAAAAAGAAGACTTATTTACAATTGAATTTAGCCCAATAAATGATAACCCCGATAAAGAAAACCCAAAGTATAATCTCTCTTTTTCTATAGAAAACGAAATACACCACATAAAACCCTAAAAAACAACCTGATTTTAACCTAAAACAAATTCAAGATAGAGTATATTATTCTGATAATAACCTTGTTGTAGCTTTAATAGCTGATCCTTATAGCTTAATTTACAGCCTATTTGAACAATATTATCATAAGTTAAAACTTTTTTTCTTTGCATATATGCAAGGAAAGTTGCTATTTTGGCCATTAAAACCAATACGATAATTGGGTTTAATTATTTATTGAACAAAAAATGAATGAAAAACTTGTAGAGGCACTAATGCACTTATTTGCAGTAATAGCAAAAGAAGATAGTGTAACGGCAGAAGAGGTTTCCGTAGTAAGGTCGTTTCTGCAGCAGCAACTCACCCATGATTCTGCGAACCATTATCTTGGTATTTTTGAACGATTTGCCTCCGAAACCCAATCTGAAACAGTTGAAGAGTTATGCCACAAAGTAAACTCAGAACTCACCCAGAAGCAAAAAATTATCGTTATCGTTCGTTTAATAGAGTTGGTAAATGCTGATAAAAGTATTTCTCAAGTAGAGCAAGACGCAATTCATACGGCAGCAGATATTCTGAACATAAAAGACCATGAATATAAGATTATCAGTGATTTTGTTTTGCATCAAACGCCCAAGGAGTTGGTTATTCCGGAGATGCTTTCTATTGGAGATAGCGCCTTGCAGGAAAGCCAGAATCCGCTCAATATTTTTGCGCATGGTTTTTCAGGTTATATTTCAGTGCTGCGGATTCCCAGCGTAGAAACCTACATTTTACGGTTCTTTGGTGAGCAAGAAACTACCGTTAATGGCTTGGCGTTGCTTCCAGACCAAGTTTACTTTTTTGCACCGGGTAGCGTTATTCGCTATCCTAAACATAACCCAATTTATTACAGCGATGTAGTTAGCCGCTTTTTGAGTGATGATAAACAACCTAAGGTCGTTTTTGAAGCCGATAAAGTTACCTTCCGTTTCCCGAACGGAAAAATCGGGCTGCATAATATCAATATCCGCGAAGAATCCGGTAAACTAATCGGACTTATGGGGGCCAGCGGAGCCGGAAAATCAACGTTATTAAACGTATTAAATGGAAGCTATAAGCCATCTTCAGGTGAAATCCGCATAAATAGCATCAATATCCACCAAAATAGCAAAGCTACGGAAGGCGTTATCGGCTATGTCTCCCAAGATGATTTGCTCATGGAGGATTTAACCGTTTATGAAAATCTATACTATAACGCAAAACTCTGTTTTGATAAATTATCCCCTGAAGAGTTAGATAAACTTACCTTAAAGACATTACAGAACTTAGGCTTGTTAGAAGCCAAAGACCTGAAAGTAGGAAACCCATTAAATAAAAAAATCAGCGGTGGCCAAAGAAAACGCTTAAACATTGGCTTAGAGCTGATTCGAGAACCGGGAGTTCTCTTTGTGGATGAACCTACATCCGGCTTGTCTTCCAGAGATTCTGAAAATATCATGGACTTACTTAAAGAACTTTCTTTACGCGGAAAGCTAATCTTCGTAGTCATCCATCAACCTTCATCGGATATTTTCAAAATGTTCGATAAACTTTTTATCATGGATGTAGGCGGATATCCAATCTATTACGGCAATCCGGTAGAAGCCGTCAGCTATTTCAAAGCCGAAGTAAATCACGTAAATGCACAAACTGCTGAATGTTCCGAATGCGGAAACGTAAATCCAGAACAAATATTTAACATAATAGAAACCAAAGTATTAGACGAAAACGGAAACTTTACCAATCAACGTAAAATCAGCTCCCAAGAATGGTACGAACGGTTTCTGCAAAAAATAAAACTACCGGAAGTAAGCTCACAGAAAGATAAACCCATCAGCACCCTGAGCATCCCCAACTGGTGGAAACAATGTAAAGTTTTTATTACCAGAGATGTTCTTTCCAAAATCAGTAACACTTCTTATTTAGTTATCAACTTTTTAGAAGCGCCGCTCTTGGCTTTGGTATTAGCATTTATTGTAAGATATTACAATACAGATGCTTCTAATACCTTGGGTTACAATTTATATGAAAACCTAAACCTACCGGCCTATATGTTTATGTGCATTTTGGTTGCGCTGTTTATGGGGCTAACGGTTAGTGCCGAAGAAATCCTCAGAGACCGAAGAATCTTAAAACGAGAGGCATTTTTGAACCTAAGCCGGCAAAGCTATTTGCTCTCCAAAATCCTAATCCTTTTTGTGGTTTCGGCTATCCAAACATTTTCTTTTGTGATCATTGGAAATACAGTACTTTCACTGAGCGACATGACGGTAGATTATTGGTTAGTGCTCTTTACTGTATCTTGTTTTGCCAATATGCTGGGGCTAAATATCTCAGCGACATTTGATTCTGCGGTTACGATCTATATTTTGATACCGATTTTATTGATTCCACAAATTATTTTAAGTGGTGTAATTGTTCGTTTTGATAAGCTAAATCCTGCTATCGCTTCCGTAGGAAGTGTGCCATTAGCCGGAGAAATGATGGCTTCCCGTTGGGCTTATGAAGCCTTAGCCGTAAACCAGTTTAAAAGTAATGACTATGAAAAAAACTTCTATACCATAGAAAAACGCATGAGTGAAGCTCAATACAAACAAAATTATTGGCTGCGAAAATTAGAATCTAAAATAGATTTTTGTTTAGACCACATTCAAGACCCGAAAGAAAAAAATACCGTAACACAATATCTTTCTTTAATCAAAGAGGAACTTACCCGCGAACTTTCGCGTTTTAGTGGTCAAAAATTCCCATTCTTAGAAGACCTAACACCTGAAAAATTTACCGAAAAAACTGCCCAAGATGCCCGCGAAGTATTTACTGCATTACACAAGCTATACTCCAAAAAATTTAATGAAGCTAATGCAGATAAAGACAAAAAAATCCAAGAATTGGGTGAAGGAAATTCCGAAAAATTCCTTGAAATTAAAATGAAAAACCACAACGAAAGCCTTGCCGACTTAGTTACCAACAAAACAGATAATACCAAAATCTTAGAAATAGATAATAAACTGATTCAGCAAATGGATCCTATTTTCTTAGACCCCCAAAGCATCTCTAATCCATTAGACTTTCGTACCCATTTCTTCGCCCCAACCAAACATTTTTTAGGGAAATTATATGATACTTTTTCATTCAACCTCTTGTTTATTTGGGTTTTATCCGTTGTTATGTACATAACGCTGTATTTTGAAACCTTCCGTTGGTTGATAGATAAAGGTTCTAATTTAGCACAGCGTAAAAAATTTTAACTTAGTACCTATAAAATACATGAAATCATCTTTTGCGGAAGCAGCCCTTTTGATAAAGTTAGGACTTTTCGGTCTTATTTTTACTTGGGGTTGTAGTAATGCTGATAAAGACCTCAAAAATACCCCCCAAAAAGGACAGGGAAAACCACCCTCGGTAATCGTTCAAGTAATGTCTCCCGAACTCGTTTCTAATGAGTTAGAATTTGGCGGTGCCGTTTCTCCGGGAGAATTTGTAGAAATCCGCCCAGAAATATCTGGAAGAATTGTCTATCTAAATACAGAGGTAGAGGGAAAATCAGTATCTACCGGAACTGTCTTGGCGAAGCTAAACGCCGCCGAATATGAAGCACAACTCAAACGATCTTTAGCCCAACAAGAATTTTCTCAAAAAACGGAAGCACGCGCCAAAAACTTGATAGAAACGAAAGCTATTACGCAGCAAGAATATGATGCAGCTCTCCAAAGCAAAGAAACTGCTGCCGCAGACGTTTTGTACTACCAAGCTATGATAGAAAAAACAATCATAAAAGCTCCTTTTTCCGGCGTAGTAGGGCTTCGAGCTGTCAGTAACGGCGCTTATATAACCCCAACAACGGTTTTAACTACCTTACAACAAACGAACCCAATAAAAATCGACTTCACCGTCCCAGAACGTTACTTAGCTTACGTTCAGATTGGGCAGACTGTAAAAATAGAGATTGATTCTAAGCAATATACAGCACGCATTGCGGCGGTGGACACTAGGTTAGAAAACAACTCTCGTAATCTGCGCGTCCGTGCGTTGCTCCAGCAGAACGCCGTATTACCCGCCGGAGGGTATGTCCGGGTGGTCATAACGCCCAAACCAGAACCCTCTTTCTGGTTGCCTACAGCAGCTATTTTGCCGGATGCCAAAAGCAAACAAGTAATTCGGGTCAAAAATAACACTGCCGAAATGGTGAATATCCAAACCGGAATCCGATCCGAAAATAAAATCGAAATCCTAAGCGGAATCCAAACCGGAGACTCTATTGTAGTCAGCGGAATGATGTTTGTAAGACCCAACAAACCTGTTTTGGTTTCGCAAACCAGCAAAAATAATCCCGAATAGTATTCTATTGGCAAATAGCCAGCTATTTGCCAATAGTTTTAAAATTGCAAAATGAATAATGCCCGAATTTGCCATTTAACGGTACTAAATTCGGTTCTTCACAGCCGCATTTTTTTTAAACAAGCTATAAGCCAGCAGAAGGCTGGTTATCAAGTATTTGTAATTGGATGCAGCGCAAAACAAGAAACCTATTACCAGCAAGAAATTCAGGTTTTCTCGCTTCCATTTATCAACAGAACATCCTGGAAACGTTTTTTTCGCCCTTGGCAAGTTGTCTGGAAAGCGCGTAATCTAAAAACCAACCTTTACGTACTGCACACTCCCGAACTTATTTTGCCGGCTATATTGCTGCTGCCATTGTCCCAAATCGTGTATGATATACATGAAGATTATCTTCAAAATATTTTATCAGAAAACACGTATCCAAAGTGGATTAGAAAGCCGCTTGCTATTTTGGTTCGTTCATTGGAATATTTTTTTACGCAGAGAATTGCCGGAATAACCGTAGCCGAAAAGATTTTTTATCCAATATTTTTTCCTAAAAATAAACAAATTGTAATCATTGAGAATAAATGTATCCTACCGAATCAGTTAGAAAAAAAACACAAACCACTTGTTAATAGACACATAAACTTTGTTTTAACTGGAAATCTATCGGAAACGTGGGGGCTTTTCAGCGCCATTCATCTATTTAAGCAAATTGTAGCTGTAGAAGAGGCTTTTTTGACCATTGCCGGCTTTTGCCCACATAGTTCTGACTACGAAAACGCTGTTTTGTTGATTCAAAATTTAGGTTTAAAAGACCAAGTAAAGTGGATTGGGGGCTTAACGCCTGTTCCTTATCCTGAAATTATGCAGCAAATTGCAATAGCTGATGCTGGCTTCGCTTTATATAGCCCCAAGCCAAATAT
Protein-coding regions in this window:
- a CDS encoding DUF1571 domain-containing protein, coding for MPFWLFGLLFLSLSCADILAQTPSKLEMTQKLLHAIDNVSTLRYRFKKYERHKDKLLYEEMDVRLARNPFRVYLYQYTPNKGAEVLYTAKESPNKALVNPGKFPYINLSLDPYGSILLEGQHHPLMHTGFDRFAEIIRVALKKYQKNLDEVFTIEGSLVWNQIDCYKVVLTPINFSWIDYTVKPGEDLWKIEKELGLSAHMILEKNPTIKHQRDIKAGQVIKIPTDYAKRTVLYVDKRTYLPIVQFIYDDKGLFEQYEHHNLELNPKMLPDEFTKECKSYHF
- a CDS encoding efflux RND transporter periplasmic adaptor subunit, with the protein product MKSSFAEAALLIKLGLFGLIFTWGCSNADKDLKNTPQKGQGKPPSVIVQVMSPELVSNELEFGGAVSPGEFVEIRPEISGRIVYLNTEVEGKSVSTGTVLAKLNAAEYEAQLKRSLAQQEFSQKTEARAKNLIETKAITQQEYDAALQSKETAAADVLYYQAMIEKTIIKAPFSGVVGLRAVSNGAYITPTTVLTTLQQTNPIKIDFTVPERYLAYVQIGQTVKIEIDSKQYTARIAAVDTRLENNSRNLRVRALLQQNAVLPAGGYVRVVITPKPEPSFWLPTAAILPDAKSKQVIRVKNNTAEMVNIQTGIRSENKIEILSGIQTGDSIVVSGMMFVRPNKPVLVSQTSKNNPE
- a CDS encoding ATP-binding cassette domain-containing protein yields the protein MNEKLVEALMHLFAVIAKEDSVTAEEVSVVRSFLQQQLTHDSANHYLGIFERFASETQSETVEELCHKVNSELTQKQKIIVIVRLIELVNADKSISQVEQDAIHTAADILNIKDHEYKIISDFVLHQTPKELVIPEMLSIGDSALQESQNPLNIFAHGFSGYISVLRIPSVETYILRFFGEQETTVNGLALLPDQVYFFAPGSVIRYPKHNPIYYSDVVSRFLSDDKQPKVVFEADKVTFRFPNGKIGLHNINIREESGKLIGLMGASGAGKSTLLNVLNGSYKPSSGEIRINSINIHQNSKATEGVIGYVSQDDLLMEDLTVYENLYYNAKLCFDKLSPEELDKLTLKTLQNLGLLEAKDLKVGNPLNKKISGGQRKRLNIGLELIREPGVLFVDEPTSGLSSRDSENIMDLLKELSLRGKLIFVVIHQPSSDIFKMFDKLFIMDVGGYPIYYGNPVEAVSYFKAEVNHVNAQTAECSECGNVNPEQIFNIIETKVLDENGNFTNQRKISSQEWYERFLQKIKLPEVSSQKDKPISTLSIPNWWKQCKVFITRDVLSKISNTSYLVINFLEAPLLALVLAFIVRYYNTDASNTLGYNLYENLNLPAYMFMCILVALFMGLTVSAEEILRDRRILKREAFLNLSRQSYLLSKILILFVVSAIQTFSFVIIGNTVLSLSDMTVDYWLVLFTVSCFANMLGLNISATFDSAVTIYILIPILLIPQIILSGVIVRFDKLNPAIASVGSVPLAGEMMASRWAYEALAVNQFKSNDYEKNFYTIEKRMSEAQYKQNYWLRKLESKIDFCLDHIQDPKEKNTVTQYLSLIKEELTRELSRFSGQKFPFLEDLTPEKFTEKTAQDAREVFTALHKLYSKKFNEANADKDKKIQELGEGNSEKFLEIKMKNHNESLADLVTNKTDNTKILEIDNKLIQQMDPIFLDPQSISNPLDFRTHFFAPTKHFLGKLYDTFSFNLLFIWVLSVVMYITLYFETFRWLIDKGSNLAQRKKF
- a CDS encoding DUF349 domain-containing protein; amino-acid sequence: MSDLPELFPENTTPSATETEREMPTSEISLSSEESLPSDLANTSLHSETDLTLPEAHTQEIENASVSESSETEEVHLDAETLAFQEIKQEQHKAIQNILEESDINHILETAGIKEIMMLMQALAETPIQEVRNKTSKVGEIKRSFDKKKQEESEFIKTIADEEKRRAEQDKFNEISRSFSASLAKFNATKVEYEKVLEAEKADNTNKKEELLGQLKEIVAKEDLERDAEVRNIQQQWKEIGPVINEKSENIIQTYRTLLDQFYALRKKRKDLEDIDRQRNLEAKESLIKEVLTLIPENATEVNGAYWRDNSEKVKNIHEVWKLVGPVPSEVSDEVWNRFKQATDAFYDVRKEYYVQQDSLRLENAKLKQEIMTQLTEAIGFEYQTIDEWKQATERIFEMQKNWMAVGETPLELSGQLWKEYRDFCNKFFAAKSTFFDALDSIRKEHLKQKLLIIEQVEALQESIEWKKTATTIQQLQQQWKTIPYSSHKESEKLWKRFRKACDTFFKRKSEHFESAKQSELENLTLKQEICARVESFLTEDFSEDHTEEIKELQAKWKEIGLVPIKEKELIWQRFRKACDNYFEGFYKQKRANKPFHKNNYRRDNDTNYAQRDNSKPLSEERKIKDKIRLLEEKISQYENNILFISKGSSGDKLREVINAQITQTKSEAEKLNQTLKELKNAASNVDKPTEHNNPENTDTKVDSE
- a CDS encoding SAM-dependent chlorinase/fluorinase — its product is MGNITITSDFGYSGTAAAELLGVLRQFFPNDNITEVTHETTHGDIVQLTALVRRLYRYYPTGTIHLLAADEGYSAYHKGLLITYWQEQFWVAPDNGTLFVLTENSRQPTHWIEPIQEHWPWLYAKAAQQIYNNSKLTDIQLHKNPMVKLWPYPTTTKDSINGTVLYADKQGNFITNISRQEMESVGKNRPAKLFIRSAKQEIIYKSLFETPNGNIYVGFGSNDLLKVCIRNGEAFKLLSAEKEDLFTIEFSPINDNPDKENPKYNLSFSIENEIHHIKP
- a CDS encoding amino acid permease, with amino-acid sequence MNRFWAKKSIEKLIDESSKEHNNLKRTLGASALIALGIGAIIGAGLFSITGAAAANNAGPSVTISFIIAAIACGFAGLCYAEFASMIPVAGSAYTYSYATMGEFIAWIIGWDLVLEYAVGAATVAISWSRYFVKFLSYFNIDLPVFLTLSPFDTVSLSNGDTVSGFINIPAIFIVVAMSLVLIRGTKESALVNGIIVLLKVAVVLIFITIGWGFINESNYTPYIPENTGNFGSYGWSGIFRAAGIIFFAYIGFDAVSTAAQEAKNPKRDMPIGILVSLLICTVLYILFAHVMTGVANYTAYQGADGIAPVAVAIEHMGKPDASGAIIPAYPWLNKAIVIAILAGYASVIMVMLLGQSRVFYSMSSDGLLPGFFSAVHHRFGTPFKSNLFFMLFVSLFAGFVPANIVGEMTSIGTLLAFIVVCAGIIVLRYKQPNAPRSFKTPFVPLIPALGIVCCLLMMLSLPGETWLRLFAWLMIGLIIYFSYGLKKSKIRD